One Pecten maximus chromosome 16, xPecMax1.1, whole genome shotgun sequence DNA window includes the following coding sequences:
- the LOC117344679 gene encoding cell wall integrity and stress response component 4-like: MDPTYNESSNACNSHQYVWSNCSTVGDAVTWQQNQPFECEKNKCTSINGYMWTTNNCADDKPFVCETTAGLCTFEERNLTAEPVDFTKLNLSTTDISECEGLCMNTEMVPTCAFAETSLSAFEKARENDTVLHVVLKNASQELCFSRCLTSSIDDMQCQAVLNITYTSGCTLYYGLRRLTIPESAFLLSDIKVFFRTCTTDPSTPSKTTTSTTTTEASTTTTTTTPAQVYRTSTDDDETADMRSTSTTHVPTTSTTTTPRPTTTPSTTTTPRPTTTPSTTTTPRPTTTPSTTTIPRPTTTPSTTTTPRPTTTPRPTTAPRPTRTPRPTTTPRLATTPRPKDEFGLTVPKTKLTSFKNKYVSVYESRPSAVSMGVFGGVLIVLIVVLVAASDANVIWVHVTTIGLRNIRMGFASKVANEEQPEVKEDPQPPI; the protein is encoded by the exons ATGGATCCTACTTACAACGAATCAAGCAATGCATGCAACTCACATCAGTACGTCTGGAGTAACTGCTCCACTGTAGGCGACGCCGTGACCTGGCAACAGAACCAGCCTTTTGAATGTGAGAAAAACAAATGTACTAGCATTAACGGATACATGTGGACAACTAATAACTGTGCTGACGATAAACCGTTTGTCTGTGAAACTACAGCAG GACTTTGTACTTTTGAGGAGAGGAATCTAACTGCAGAACCAGTAGATTTTACAAAGCTGAACCTCAGCACCACTGATATaagtgaatgtgaaggactatGTATGAACACGGAGATGG TTCCGACGTGTGCATTCGCTGAGACGTCCCTTTCCGCCTTTGAGAAGGCAAGAGAGAATGacactgtattacatgtagtgtTAAAGAACGCCAGCCAGGAGCTGTGTTTTTCCCGCTGTCTGACGTCCAGTATCGATGACATGCAGTGCCAGGCCGTTTTGAACATCACGTATACATCGGGCTGTACCTTGTACTACGGATTGAGAAGACTAACCATACCAGAATCTGCATTCCTACTTAGCGATATCAAAGTGTTCTTCAGAACATGCACAA CTGATCCGTCCACACCATCAAAAACCACGACTTCGACGACAACAACAGAAGCCAGTACCACTACTACCACGACTACCCCAGCTCAAGTCTATCGAACATCCACAGATGACGACGAAACGGCAGACATGCGCTCTACGAGTACTACTCATGTACCAACAACAAGTACAACTACAACACCACGTCCAACCACAACACCAAGTACAACTACAACACCACGTCCAACCACAACACCAAGTACAACTACAACACCACGTCCAACCACAACACCAAGTACAACTACAATACCACGTCCAACTACAACACCAAGTACAACTACAACACCACGTCCAACTACAACACCACGTCCAACTACAGCACCCCGTCCAACCAGAACACCACGGCCAACTACAACACCACGTCTTGCGACAACACCCCGCCCTAAGGACGAGTTCGGGCTGACCGTTCCGAAAACAAAACTCACCAGCTTCAAGAACAAATATGTGAGTGTTTATGAGAGTAGGCCGTCCGCCGTAAGCATGGGTGTATTTGGAGGGGTTCTCATTGTCCTGATCGTCGTCCTAGTTGCTGCTAGTGATGCCAACGTTATTTGGGTACACGTGACAACGATTGGATTGAGAAACATCAGAATGGGATTTGCATCAAAGGTTGCAAACGAAGAACAGCCGGAGGTTAAGGAGGATCCTCAACCACCCATATAG
- the LOC117345243 gene encoding alpha-N-acetylgalactosamine-specific lectin-like isoform X2 yields MLGLLVLLHLFLRKVMLIIQITTEVLLLLVVWHDCREHGGWLMSDDNAEKHDYLSTLVYAFKGFHFNKFFIGGTDTAFENQWRWLETGVNVGPFTRWGTGEPDGNSSKNCLALKWENDRDLVWSDESCGHAATHHHHGHGLLNYICEKAVNNSGSMVIGRR; encoded by the exons ATGCTTGGTCTACTGGTGCTATTACACCTGTTTTTAAGAAAGGTGATGCTGATAATACAAATAACTACAGAGGTATTACTCTTGTTAGTTGTATGG CATGACTGCCGTGAACATGGAGGCTGGTTGATGTCAGATGACAACGCAGAAAAACACGACTACCTCTCCACCCTCGTATACGCGTTTAAAG GTTTCCATTTTAATAAATTCTTCATTGGTGGGACTGACACGGCCTTTGAGAATCAATGGCGATGGTTGGAGACTGGTGTCAATGTCGGTCCTTTCACAAGATGGGGAACGGGAGAGCCGGACGGAAACAGCTCCAAGAATTGTCTAGCTCTGAAGTGGGAGAATGACCGAGACCTGGTATGGTCAGACGAGTCATGTGGCCATGCTGCCACCCACCACCATCATGGTCATGGCCTTTTAAACTACATCTGTGAAAAAGC tgtCAACAATTCCGGGTCAATGGTGATCGGTCGCCGTTGA
- the LOC117345243 gene encoding perlucin-like protein isoform X1 produces MRTFIVLLLCGLCLASPACDPGWTQFKENCLWFSHSTKTWLSAEHDCREHGGWLMSDDNAEKHDYLSTLVYAFKGFHFNKFFIGGTDTAFENQWRWLETGVNVGPFTRWGTGEPDGNSSKNCLALKWENDRDLVWSDESCGHAATHHHHGHGLLNYICEKAVNNSGSMVIGRR; encoded by the exons ATGCGAACCTTCATTGTTCTACTGTTATGTG GATTGTGCCTGGCGTCCCCTGCCTGTGATCCGGGCTGGACACAGTTTAAAGAGAACTGTCTGTGGTTCAGTCATTCGACCAAGACGTGGCTCTCTGCTGAG CATGACTGCCGTGAACATGGAGGCTGGTTGATGTCAGATGACAACGCAGAAAAACACGACTACCTCTCCACCCTCGTATACGCGTTTAAAG GTTTCCATTTTAATAAATTCTTCATTGGTGGGACTGACACGGCCTTTGAGAATCAATGGCGATGGTTGGAGACTGGTGTCAATGTCGGTCCTTTCACAAGATGGGGAACGGGAGAGCCGGACGGAAACAGCTCCAAGAATTGTCTAGCTCTGAAGTGGGAGAATGACCGAGACCTGGTATGGTCAGACGAGTCATGTGGCCATGCTGCCACCCACCACCATCATGGTCATGGCCTTTTAAACTACATCTGTGAAAAAGC tgtCAACAATTCCGGGTCAATGGTGATCGGTCGCCGTTGA